A single genomic interval of Burkholderia cepacia ATCC 25416 harbors:
- the mreD gene encoding rod shape-determining protein MreD produces MNRPQYILQPVNPYFIVFSLAAAFLLNLMPWGRLPGVPDFVALVLLFWNIHQPRKVGMGVAFALGILMDVHDAGLLGEHALAYTLLSYGAITIHRRVLWMPIGVQVLYVTPLLVVAQLVPFVIRLVMGAAFPGWRYLVDGFVEAALWPIASHLLLMPQRRPVDPDDTRPI; encoded by the coding sequence ATGAATCGCCCGCAATACATCCTGCAGCCGGTCAATCCGTACTTCATCGTCTTCAGCCTCGCCGCCGCGTTCCTGCTGAACCTGATGCCGTGGGGCCGCCTGCCCGGCGTGCCCGACTTCGTCGCGCTCGTGCTGCTGTTCTGGAACATCCATCAGCCGCGCAAGGTCGGGATGGGCGTCGCGTTCGCGCTCGGCATCCTGATGGACGTGCATGACGCGGGGCTGCTCGGCGAGCATGCGCTCGCCTATACGCTGCTGTCGTACGGCGCGATCACGATCCACCGTCGCGTGCTGTGGATGCCGATCGGCGTGCAGGTGCTGTACGTCACGCCGCTGCTGGTCGTCGCGCAGCTCGTTCCGTTCGTGATCCGCCTCGTGATGGGCGCCGCGTTCCCGGGCTGGCGCTACCTGGTCGACGGCTTCGTCGAGGCCGCGCTGTGGCCGATCGCGAGCCACCTGCTGCTGATGCCGCAACGCCGCCCGGTCGATCCGGACGATACGCGCCCCATCTGA
- the mreC gene encoding rod shape-determining protein MreC translates to MEYSPPPLFKQGPPALARLIFFVAVAIALLVSDARFNTLEIVRGVLGTVLYPLQRAALVPRDLFMGAADIAVTGASLRHDNDDLRKRNLQLSTQANQAAVLAQENAHLRAVLELRQHIATQSTPAEIQYDTSDPFTQKIVIGQGSQQGIQNGAPVVSENGVVGQVTRVFPLQSEVTLVTDRDLAIPVQVLRTGLRSVIYGTPKGDSLDLRFVPTSADLVVGDELVTSGLDGVYPPGLPVAKVVRVDKLADTAFARVTCAPIAAVRGARQMLVLHYQNDIPPRPAEPDPAADKNAKGKKGAKAAAKGEKADAGAKPAAAAQPGAKPAPAAPAPAAKPAAAPAKPAAGQPGAQR, encoded by the coding sequence ATGGAATACAGTCCGCCGCCCCTCTTCAAGCAAGGCCCGCCCGCGCTCGCGCGGCTCATCTTTTTCGTCGCCGTCGCGATCGCACTGCTGGTGTCGGACGCGCGCTTCAACACGCTCGAAATCGTCCGCGGCGTGCTCGGCACCGTGCTCTATCCGCTGCAGCGCGCCGCGCTCGTGCCGCGCGACCTGTTCATGGGCGCGGCCGACATCGCCGTCACCGGCGCGTCGCTGCGCCACGACAACGACGATCTCCGCAAGCGCAACCTGCAGCTGTCCACGCAGGCCAACCAGGCCGCCGTGCTCGCGCAGGAGAACGCGCACCTGCGCGCCGTGCTCGAGCTGCGCCAGCACATCGCGACGCAATCGACGCCGGCCGAGATCCAGTACGACACGAGCGATCCGTTCACGCAGAAGATCGTGATCGGCCAGGGTTCGCAGCAGGGCATCCAGAACGGCGCGCCCGTCGTCAGCGAGAACGGCGTGGTCGGCCAGGTCACGCGCGTGTTCCCGCTGCAGTCCGAAGTCACGCTGGTCACCGACCGCGATCTCGCGATTCCCGTGCAGGTGCTGCGCACCGGCCTGCGCAGCGTGATCTACGGCACGCCGAAGGGCGATTCGCTCGACCTGCGCTTCGTGCCGACGAGCGCGGATCTCGTCGTCGGCGACGAGCTCGTCACGAGCGGCCTCGACGGCGTCTATCCGCCCGGCCTGCCGGTCGCGAAGGTCGTACGCGTCGACAAGCTCGCCGATACCGCATTCGCGCGCGTGACCTGCGCGCCGATCGCCGCCGTGCGCGGCGCGCGCCAGATGCTCGTGCTGCATTACCAGAACGACATCCCGCCGCGCCCGGCCGAGCCCGATCCGGCCGCCGACAAGAACGCGAAGGGCAAGAAAGGCGCGAAAGCCGCCGCGAAAGGCGAGAAGGCCGACGCCGGCGCGAAGCCGGCCGCCGCGGCCCAGCCCGGCGCCAAGCCGGCGCCTGCCGCGCCTGCGCCTGCGGCCAAGCCCGCCGCCGCGCCCGCGAAGCCCGCGGCCGGGCAACCAGGAGCCCAGCGATGA